A region of Kribbella sp. NBC_01245 DNA encodes the following proteins:
- a CDS encoding sigma-70 family RNA polymerase sigma factor has product MALPLDCEPADADALVSYLRGIGRQEVLTLEEVGELCFWIEAGLLAADRLAAGDTTAELPGVVLAGERARARLIEGNLRLVVSLAKRYVGQGMSPLDLIQEGNVGLMRAVERYDHRRGYRFSTYAIWWIRQAIGRAIADRSRLVRMPAQACMDSARVTTTRRELTQYLGREPNKAELADATSLSLARVERAYAWRLKPESLDATDVDQPVDDDRLVALAGIRRDVGHQLAFLDERAQTVLALRFGLAGSDQFTLQETADALRLSMTEVKRIETAALRDLKRRCHNALREYAA; this is encoded by the coding sequence ATGGCGCTACCACTGGATTGTGAGCCTGCCGACGCAGACGCGTTGGTGAGTTATCTGCGCGGGATCGGGCGGCAAGAGGTGCTGACGCTGGAAGAGGTCGGCGAGCTCTGCTTCTGGATCGAGGCGGGTCTGCTCGCCGCCGACCGGCTGGCCGCGGGGGACACCACGGCCGAGTTGCCGGGAGTGGTGTTGGCAGGTGAACGCGCCCGCGCCCGTCTGATCGAGGGAAACCTGCGGCTGGTCGTTTCCCTCGCCAAGCGGTACGTCGGGCAAGGGATGTCCCCGCTCGACCTCATCCAGGAGGGCAACGTCGGTCTGATGCGAGCCGTCGAGAGGTATGACCATCGGCGTGGTTATCGCTTCTCGACGTACGCCATCTGGTGGATCAGACAGGCGATCGGCCGGGCCATCGCGGATCGGTCGCGCCTGGTCCGGATGCCCGCCCAGGCCTGTATGGACTCGGCCCGGGTCACGACGACCAGGCGCGAGCTGACCCAGTATCTGGGCCGCGAACCGAACAAGGCCGAGCTCGCCGACGCCACCTCGCTCAGCCTCGCCCGGGTCGAGCGGGCCTATGCCTGGCGCCTCAAACCCGAGTCCCTCGACGCCACGGACGTCGACCAACCGGTTGACGACGATCGGCTGGTGGCCCTAGCCGGTATCCGTCGGGACGTCGGTCATCAGCTCGCGTTCCTCGACGAGCGGGCGCAGACGGTGCTGGCCTTGCGATTCGGTCTGGCCGGTTCCGACCAGTTCACCCTGCAGGAGACCGCCGATGCCCTGCGCCTATCCATGACGGAGGTGAAACGCATAGAAACCGCCGCGCTGCGCGACCTCAAACGCCGCTGCCACAACGCCCTCCGCGAGTACGCCGCCTAG
- a CDS encoding class I SAM-dependent methyltransferase: MTRPENAHAVDAPATVRPSEASFEELLAEGEAVPTAGWDFSWFDGRATEQRPSWGYARLIGERMAHVSAALDLQTGGGEVLASIPVAPERLVATESWPPNLAVSRRNLAPLGGVVVEVADHEDLPFESESFDLVVSRHPTVVIWPEIARVLRPGGTYLSQQVGAGSVRELTDFMMGPQPVGLERDPQRAVADAQAVGLSVLDVRPESLPMEFFDIAAVVHFLRKVIWIVPGFTVGQYRERLAELDRVIRAEGSFAATSERFLIEAQKPN, translated from the coding sequence ATGACCAGGCCAGAGAACGCTCACGCCGTCGATGCGCCCGCGACGGTTCGCCCGAGCGAGGCGTCGTTCGAGGAGTTGCTGGCCGAGGGCGAGGCGGTGCCGACGGCGGGATGGGACTTCTCCTGGTTCGACGGACGGGCGACCGAGCAGCGGCCGAGTTGGGGCTATGCCCGGCTGATCGGTGAGCGGATGGCGCACGTGTCGGCCGCGCTCGACCTGCAGACGGGTGGTGGCGAGGTGCTCGCGAGCATCCCGGTCGCACCCGAGCGCCTGGTCGCGACCGAGTCCTGGCCGCCCAACCTCGCGGTCTCGCGCCGCAACCTCGCGCCGCTGGGTGGGGTCGTCGTCGAGGTGGCGGACCACGAGGATCTGCCGTTCGAGTCGGAAAGCTTCGACCTGGTCGTCAGCCGGCATCCGACCGTGGTGATCTGGCCGGAAATCGCGCGCGTGCTACGGCCGGGCGGCACCTACCTTTCGCAACAGGTCGGAGCCGGCTCGGTCCGCGAACTGACCGACTTCATGATGGGGCCGCAGCCGGTCGGCCTCGAACGCGATCCCCAGCGCGCGGTCGCCGACGCGCAGGCGGTGGGCCTGTCCGTCCTCGACGTACGGCCGGAGTCGTTGCCGATGGAGTTCTTCGATATCGCTGCCGTTGTGCACTTCCTTCGCAAGGTGATCTGGATCGTGCCGGGCTTCACGGTGGGCCAGTACCGCGAACGCCTGGCGGAGCTGGATCGGGTGATCCGTGCCGAGGGCTCGTTCGCCGCGACGAGCGAGCGTTTTCTCATCGAAGCACAAAAGCCGAACTGA
- the dnaG gene encoding DNA primase — protein sequence MAGRIKEEDIALVRERARIDDIVGSYVTLKNAGGGSLKGLCPFHDEKSPSFNVTPARGFFYCFGCQEGGDVIDFIQKIDQITFHEAVETLAAKVGVQLRYDESGGPMPKREANQRPRLVLAHKMAAEFYVDQLFGAAEAQPGRQFLNERGFDRDAAVLFGVGFAPRSGDAVLKHLRGRGFSNEELIASGICAQNQRGPYDRFRGRLLWPIRDAGGDVIGFGARRLFDDDKIEAKYLNTPETPIYKKSKVLYGVDLARREIAKGRQAVVVEGYTDVMACHLSGVQTAVATCGTSFGEDHARVLRQLLLDNDQFRGEVIFTFDGDGAGQRAALKAFEGDQAFAAQTYVAVEPDGLDPCDLRLQKGDAAVRELIGRRVPLYRFVLGNVLSKYDLDRADGRVDALRQAAQLVVSVRDRSKVDGFVRELAGQLGLEVDQVRAEVHRAASRPQQQREPDQRPGVQVQTEAPPRRPDVPSPRDPRFMIEWDVLKIVMQYPHLVRGNFGELDDEDFTHPWLAAVRGAMAKSGGPENAQPGEAWVVAVREAMGDDPAVAVVSALAVEPLRLDRDPDERFAEAHLARLQELTCMRRITELKSKLQRTNPIERADEYNRMFGELIALESHRTQLRDRAIGSAI from the coding sequence GTGGCAGGCCGGATCAAGGAAGAGGACATCGCGCTGGTTCGCGAGCGTGCTCGAATCGACGACATCGTCGGCTCGTATGTGACCTTGAAGAACGCCGGCGGCGGTTCGCTGAAGGGCCTGTGCCCGTTCCACGACGAGAAGTCGCCCTCGTTCAACGTCACCCCGGCCCGGGGCTTTTTCTACTGCTTCGGGTGCCAGGAGGGTGGGGACGTGATCGACTTCATCCAGAAGATCGACCAGATCACGTTCCACGAGGCCGTCGAGACGCTGGCCGCCAAGGTCGGCGTGCAGTTGCGGTACGACGAGTCCGGCGGGCCGATGCCCAAGCGCGAGGCCAACCAGCGCCCGCGGCTGGTGCTCGCGCACAAGATGGCCGCCGAGTTCTACGTCGACCAGCTCTTCGGCGCGGCCGAGGCCCAGCCCGGTCGCCAGTTCCTGAACGAGCGCGGCTTCGATCGGGACGCGGCCGTGCTCTTCGGTGTCGGCTTCGCGCCTCGCAGCGGTGACGCCGTGCTGAAGCATCTGCGCGGCCGCGGTTTCAGCAACGAAGAACTGATCGCGTCCGGCATCTGCGCGCAGAACCAGCGCGGCCCGTACGACCGGTTCCGCGGCCGCCTGCTCTGGCCGATCCGGGATGCCGGCGGTGATGTGATCGGGTTCGGCGCGCGGCGGTTGTTCGACGACGACAAGATCGAGGCGAAGTACCTCAATACGCCCGAGACGCCGATCTACAAGAAGTCCAAGGTCCTGTACGGCGTCGACCTGGCCCGGCGGGAGATCGCCAAGGGCCGGCAGGCCGTCGTGGTCGAGGGCTACACCGACGTGATGGCCTGCCACCTGTCCGGCGTCCAGACCGCCGTCGCCACTTGCGGTACGTCGTTCGGCGAGGACCATGCACGGGTATTGCGGCAGTTGCTGCTGGACAACGACCAGTTCCGGGGCGAGGTCATCTTCACCTTCGACGGTGACGGCGCCGGCCAGCGAGCCGCGTTGAAGGCCTTCGAAGGCGATCAGGCTTTTGCGGCGCAGACCTATGTGGCGGTCGAGCCGGACGGGCTGGATCCGTGCGACCTGCGGCTGCAGAAGGGGGACGCCGCGGTGCGCGAGTTGATCGGCCGCCGCGTTCCGCTGTATCGCTTCGTGCTCGGAAACGTGCTGTCGAAGTACGACCTGGACCGGGCCGACGGGCGGGTCGACGCCTTGCGGCAGGCGGCGCAGCTGGTGGTGAGCGTGCGCGATCGGTCCAAGGTGGACGGGTTCGTGCGCGAACTCGCCGGGCAGCTCGGCCTCGAGGTCGACCAGGTCCGGGCCGAGGTGCACCGCGCCGCGAGCCGTCCGCAGCAGCAGCGCGAGCCGGACCAGCGGCCGGGCGTCCAGGTGCAGACCGAGGCGCCGCCGCGTCGTCCGGACGTGCCGAGCCCACGCGATCCGCGGTTCATGATCGAGTGGGACGTGCTGAAGATCGTGATGCAATATCCGCATCTCGTGCGGGGCAATTTCGGTGAACTGGACGACGAGGACTTCACGCATCCCTGGCTGGCGGCCGTTCGCGGCGCGATGGCGAAATCGGGTGGTCCGGAGAACGCTCAGCCCGGCGAGGCCTGGGTGGTCGCGGTCCGCGAGGCGATGGGGGACGACCCTGCGGTCGCCGTGGTCAGCGCGTTGGCGGTCGAGCCGCTGCGGCTGGATCGTGATCCGGACGAGCGCTTCGCCGAGGCGCATTTGGCCCGGTTGCAGGAGCTGACCTGTATGCGTCGCATCACCGAGCTCAAGTCGAAGCTGCAGCGCACCAACCCGATTGAGCGGGCCGACGAGTACAACCGGATGTTCGGTGAACTGATCGCCCTCGAAAGTCACCGAACCCAGCTGCGCGACCGCGCCATCGGCAGCGCGATCTAA
- a CDS encoding NAD(P)/FAD-dependent oxidoreductase: MSDVERIVIVGASLAGAKAAETLRSEGFTGQVVLIGTEPELPYERPPLSKDVLLGKKEPITAQVHDQQWYEDNNVELRLGTTVEAIDPAAHTVTLPDGSTLGFDRLLLATGSRVRKLDVPGADLAGIRYLRTAAESATLLEAFAAKPRVVVVGAGWIGLEVTAAAREHGCEVTVIEPQSTALAGVLGEQVGGYYADLHKRHGVEFKFGTNVEGFTGADGQVNGVQTTEGVVPADLVVVGVGVQPNVELAKNAGIEVATPENGGGVVTGADLKTSATDVYAAGDIARWSHPSLGRPLRVEHWSNAKDSGAVAAKAMLGQDASHDAVPYFFTDMYDLGMEYVGDVPRGTSYHVVVRGEPATNEYQAFWLDEGEHVLAAMHVNVWDSLDALRKLAASDAPVDPAKLADSSVSLEEL, from the coding sequence ATGAGCGATGTAGAGCGGATCGTCATCGTCGGTGCCAGTCTTGCCGGAGCCAAGGCGGCGGAGACCTTGCGGAGTGAGGGATTCACCGGTCAGGTCGTACTGATCGGGACCGAGCCCGAGCTGCCGTACGAGCGACCGCCCTTGTCGAAGGACGTGCTGCTCGGCAAGAAGGAACCGATTACGGCCCAGGTCCACGACCAGCAGTGGTACGAGGACAACAACGTCGAGCTACGCCTCGGGACCACCGTCGAGGCGATCGATCCGGCCGCCCACACGGTCACGCTCCCGGACGGCTCCACGCTCGGGTTCGACCGGCTGTTGCTTGCGACCGGCAGCCGCGTCCGCAAGCTTGACGTACCGGGCGCCGACCTCGCGGGTATCCGCTACCTCCGTACGGCGGCCGAATCCGCCACATTGCTCGAGGCCTTCGCGGCGAAGCCACGCGTTGTCGTCGTCGGCGCCGGCTGGATCGGCCTCGAGGTCACCGCCGCGGCGCGGGAGCACGGCTGCGAGGTGACGGTGATCGAGCCGCAGTCGACGGCCCTGGCGGGAGTCCTTGGCGAACAGGTCGGCGGCTACTACGCGGATCTGCACAAGCGGCATGGCGTCGAGTTCAAGTTCGGCACGAACGTCGAGGGCTTCACCGGTGCCGATGGCCAGGTCAACGGCGTGCAGACGACCGAAGGTGTCGTACCGGCGGACTTGGTCGTCGTCGGCGTGGGCGTTCAGCCGAACGTCGAGCTCGCCAAGAACGCCGGGATCGAGGTCGCCACGCCTGAAAACGGAGGCGGCGTCGTCACCGGCGCGGACCTGAAGACCTCCGCCACCGACGTGTACGCCGCGGGCGATATCGCGCGCTGGAGCCATCCGTCGCTGGGCCGGCCGCTGCGCGTCGAGCACTGGTCCAACGCGAAGGACAGTGGTGCCGTCGCCGCGAAGGCCATGCTCGGGCAGGACGCCTCGCACGACGCCGTGCCGTACTTCTTCACTGACATGTACGACCTCGGCATGGAGTACGTCGGCGACGTACCGCGCGGAACGTCGTACCACGTGGTGGTGCGAGGTGAGCCCGCCACCAACGAGTACCAGGCCTTCTGGCTGGACGAGGGCGAGCACGTCCTCGCGGCGATGCACGTCAACGTCTGGGACTCCCTCGACGCCCTGCGCAAGCTTGCCGCCTCAGACGCGCCAGTGGACCCGGCGAAGCTCGCAGACTCCTCGGTAAGCCTCGAGGAGCTGTAG
- a CDS encoding deoxyguanosinetriphosphate triphosphohydrolase: protein MTRSQHLAGYGEHDAERWVVEPAKRPGRSPFARDRARVLHSAGLRRLAAKTQVLTAGSDDFVRNRLTHSLEVAQIGRELATALGCDPDIVDAACLAHDLGHPPFGHNGERALDEYAHDIGGFEGNAQTLRLLTRLESKAFDPDGRSVGLNLSRATLDAATKYPWTRREGQRKFGVYDDDGEVFGWLRKGVEHPDRRCLEAQVMDFADDVAYSVHDVEDGIVAHSIDLGRVGRDPGPYWETVRRFYLPEASDDELDAAWQRLSGTTYWPGGPFDDSRRALGGLKDLTSQLIGRFCTAAEQATRAAFGQDRLIRYEADLIIPDGVATEIGVLKGVGMWHAFHSPERQGRHARQRELLGELVAALCKSAPRDLDPAFAADFVAAADDAARLRVVIDQVASLTDPSAVEWHGRLPG from the coding sequence ATGACGCGATCTCAGCACCTCGCAGGATATGGCGAGCACGACGCGGAGCGATGGGTGGTCGAGCCGGCCAAGCGGCCGGGGCGGTCACCCTTCGCCCGCGATCGGGCGCGCGTGCTGCACAGTGCCGGGTTGCGGCGACTCGCGGCCAAGACGCAGGTGCTGACGGCGGGCAGCGACGACTTTGTCCGCAACCGGTTGACGCACAGCCTCGAGGTCGCGCAGATCGGCCGCGAGCTGGCGACCGCGCTCGGGTGCGATCCCGACATCGTGGACGCGGCCTGCCTCGCGCACGATCTCGGCCATCCGCCGTTCGGCCACAACGGCGAGCGCGCCCTCGACGAGTATGCGCACGATATCGGTGGTTTCGAGGGCAACGCTCAGACCCTGCGGCTGCTGACCCGGCTGGAGTCGAAGGCGTTCGACCCGGACGGCCGCAGCGTAGGGCTGAACCTGAGCCGCGCCACCCTCGACGCCGCCACGAAATACCCGTGGACCAGGCGCGAGGGGCAGCGCAAGTTCGGGGTGTACGACGATGACGGCGAGGTCTTCGGCTGGCTGCGCAAGGGCGTCGAGCATCCGGACCGGCGCTGTCTCGAGGCCCAGGTGATGGATTTCGCCGACGACGTCGCCTATTCGGTGCACGACGTCGAGGACGGGATCGTTGCCCACAGCATCGACCTGGGCCGGGTAGGCCGGGATCCCGGGCCGTACTGGGAGACCGTGCGCCGGTTCTACCTGCCGGAGGCGAGCGACGACGAGCTCGACGCCGCCTGGCAGCGCCTCAGCGGTACGACGTACTGGCCGGGCGGGCCGTTCGACGACAGCCGCCGGGCCCTCGGTGGGCTGAAGGATCTGACCAGTCAGTTGATCGGGCGATTCTGTACGGCCGCCGAGCAAGCCACCCGGGCCGCCTTCGGGCAAGACCGGCTGATTCGGTATGAGGCGGACCTGATCATTCCCGACGGCGTCGCCACCGAGATCGGCGTACTCAAGGGTGTCGGGATGTGGCACGCGTTCCATTCGCCCGAGCGGCAGGGGCGACACGCCCGGCAGCGCGAGTTGCTCGGTGAGTTGGTGGCGGCGCTGTGCAAGTCGGCGCCACGCGACCTGGATCCGGCGTTCGCGGCGGATTTCGTCGCGGCGGCCGATGATGCGGCGCGGTTGCGGGTTGTCATCGATCAGGTCGCTTCGCTCACCGACCCGTCGGCCGTCGAGTGGCACGGGCGCCTACCTGGGTAG
- a CDS encoding nuclear transport factor 2 family protein: MTDTQTMPTSGFEPSAADIASVQAWFERYDALAAAHDYEGMADQAVFPLNEVSDDGNGNGKAESVTRQAFVEQMAQVMGGGPADLTMESTRTPHFLSASLVFVVTEGTMSFGGQTMPMRYGDLLLKVDGQWKFQTMVQGGWG; this comes from the coding sequence TTGACCGACACACAGACCATGCCGACCAGTGGGTTCGAGCCGTCCGCGGCGGATATCGCGAGCGTTCAGGCGTGGTTCGAGCGGTACGACGCGCTGGCGGCGGCGCACGATTACGAGGGGATGGCCGACCAGGCCGTCTTCCCCCTGAACGAGGTCAGCGACGACGGCAACGGGAACGGGAAGGCCGAGTCCGTCACCCGGCAGGCCTTCGTCGAGCAGATGGCGCAGGTGATGGGAGGAGGTCCCGCCGACCTGACCATGGAGTCGACCCGGACGCCGCACTTCCTCTCGGCGAGCCTGGTCTTCGTGGTCACCGAGGGCACGATGTCGTTCGGCGGCCAGACCATGCCGATGCGGTACGGCGATCTGCTGCTCAAGGTCGACGGCCAGTGGAAGTTCCAGACCATGGTCCAAGGCGGTTGGGGATAA
- a CDS encoding IS110 family transposase, with protein MLFVGDDWAEDHHDLEVQDDQGRVLGIRRVPEGVQGMVKFHELIAQHLPDDGGPGQVMVGIETERGPWVAALIAAGYVVFGVNPKLAARHREVVSLSGAKDDKTDAHSLADMVRTRRHQLVATEADSQLAAGVKVLTRAHQSLIQERTRHMLRMRSALLDYFPAALEAYQQGTLTLTSPDVLALLAKAATPAAAAKLTTGQITAALKTARRRGDLPSRAAAIQAALRTEQLGQSEIVADAYAATVRSTVAILQALNTEITGLQAGVEAYFGRHPDVEIYRSLPGLGPILGARVLAEFGDAPGRYADAKSRKNYAGTAPLTRQSGRLKTVHARFVHNNRLVNALDQQAGAAILRDPHTRAYYDELRTRGHGHHAALRQLANRLVGLLHGCLKTGTHYDTHTAWAHRTKTTAA; from the coding sequence GTGTTGTTCGTTGGTGACGACTGGGCCGAAGATCATCATGACCTCGAGGTCCAAGACGATCAGGGCCGGGTGCTGGGCATTCGCCGGGTCCCCGAGGGGGTCCAGGGGATGGTGAAGTTCCATGAGCTGATCGCGCAACACTTGCCTGATGATGGTGGCCCCGGCCAGGTGATGGTCGGGATCGAGACCGAGCGGGGTCCGTGGGTGGCCGCGTTGATCGCGGCGGGTTATGTGGTGTTCGGGGTGAACCCGAAACTGGCCGCGAGACATCGTGAGGTGGTGTCGTTGTCGGGTGCCAAGGACGACAAGACCGACGCGCACAGCCTGGCCGACATGGTCCGGACCCGGCGTCACCAACTCGTGGCCACCGAGGCCGATTCGCAGCTCGCGGCCGGGGTGAAGGTGCTGACCCGGGCGCATCAATCGCTGATCCAGGAACGGACCCGGCACATGCTGCGGATGCGGTCGGCGTTGCTGGACTACTTCCCGGCCGCGCTGGAGGCGTATCAGCAAGGGACGTTGACGTTGACCAGTCCTGATGTGCTGGCGTTGCTGGCCAAAGCGGCCACCCCGGCGGCCGCGGCGAAACTCACCACCGGCCAGATCACCGCCGCGCTGAAAACGGCTCGCCGGCGCGGTGATCTGCCCAGCCGGGCCGCCGCGATTCAGGCCGCGCTGCGCACCGAGCAACTCGGCCAGTCCGAGATCGTGGCCGACGCCTACGCCGCCACGGTCCGTTCCACGGTGGCGATCCTGCAGGCCCTGAACACCGAGATCACCGGCCTGCAGGCAGGGGTCGAGGCCTATTTTGGCCGGCACCCGGACGTTGAGATCTACCGCAGCCTGCCCGGCCTCGGACCGATCCTCGGCGCCCGGGTGCTGGCAGAATTCGGCGACGCCCCAGGCCGCTACGCCGACGCGAAATCCCGCAAGAACTACGCCGGCACCGCACCCCTCACCCGCCAATCCGGAAGGCTGAAAACGGTGCACGCCCGGTTCGTCCACAACAACCGGCTCGTCAACGCCCTCGACCAGCAAGCCGGCGCCGCCATCCTGCGTGACCCACACACCCGCGCCTACTACGACGAACTCCGCACCCGCGGCCACGGCCACCACGCCGCGCTACGACAACTCGCCAACCGGCTCGTCGGCCTCCTCCACGGCTGCCTCAAAACCGGCACCCACTACGACACCCACACCGCCTGGGCCCACCGCACCAAAACCACCGCCGCTTGA